In Glandiceps talaboti chromosome 16, keGlaTala1.1, whole genome shotgun sequence, a single window of DNA contains:
- the LOC144447674 gene encoding von Willebrand factor A domain-containing protein 7-like, with translation MTYDATLNVVAKFLEDRPRSGSSLKPGDLQNLDPLTSSSLLEAYYGVGEISPKPLEEAIDEIVKANTDVDVNDFADAPSHFNGEEFKKGNDHLLVRIREDILKELRKEHPNYSDARVWTGQYLHTLQDFYSNTNWIEMKGTVPYEDLGRDGVDILPTVKKAACSDCDYTGVDGDCYNNIIVDGEELTSGYRSGQKGSNKNKDKCSHGGPDDSTKDDSAIGGINKESRELLYSPHNILHLNATVAAMMATDNFFLAPDYGLRENVGDEVFMQFFNLQLNSSKSLTFAIDTTGSMRDDIDAVKEEVNRIIDERVGTVNEPANYVLVPFNDPDYGPVYITTNSTLYREWIDSLTATGGGDCPEMSMSGTELAVNHSIPGSDVYVFTDADAKDEYKRDDVADLALKKNIALDYLLTGNCGGYRAASQGQSSDVKIQSSDESSEVEESYFRRKRTLGSYEYLAEVSGGWVVQTTKSQLSEATEIINLSFQGGQASVMILDKTGSGNVVFSSDATMSQIEITVLTSGVSNIPFTLADPTGSTPSDYRTVLNTATELILVVETPMPGEWTLTLHDSRDWHITVNATTTVDFLYSFYTKDDFGRILPLHCSPATGQEVTILVTVTGLEKVSTLTGLVIEDNYGVELDTLTLSTLDSVSYTADTVVPSEDFTLKLEGMDGDSNIFQRVYSSDVIVQSVSLSMDGGANHALDPTGIPFTINFSIHNYGDTTDTYTVSVDDTLGFLMEYEPSDVTVPAKESVDGFMIVAAENGTESGTVSVGTLLVYGMTGATNYIEYKLTVMDYIAEQREFDELRESMTSPTFATDSTTPTMAVTTMSAYDPPTNWYQPVLIGLIVALVIAVCIVLTAFLVSKFYKGKKNAVHPRTTDKSQQTWTLEDFDESKA, from the exons ATGACGTACGATGCCACTCTAAATGTTGTTGCCAAATTTCTAGAAGACCGTCCACGGTCAGGAAGTTCCTTAAAACCAGGCGATCTACAAAATCTGGACCCACTTACCTCGTCCAGTTTACTTGAAGCCTACTACGGGG TCGGGGAAATATCCCCCAAACCACTCGAAGAGGCCATAGATGAAATAGTAAAGGCCAATACAGATGTAGATGTAAATGACTTTGCGGATGCACCATCCCATTTCAATGGAGAGGAATTTAAAAAGG GAAATGACCATTTGTTGGTCCGAATTCGCGAAGACATATTAAAGGAATTACGAAAAGAACACCCGAACTATTCTGACGCTAGGGTTTGGACTGGTCAATATTTACACACACTACAGGATTTCTATAGTAACACAAATTGGATAGAAATGAAAGGAACGGTTCCTTATGAAGATCTTG GAAGGGATGGTGTCGATATTCTTCCAACGGTGAAGAAAGCAGCATGTAGTGACTGTGACTATACTGG TGTTGATGGTGATTgctataataatattatagttGACGGTGAAGAGTTGACGAGTGGATACCGATCAGGACAGAAAGGCAGCAACAAAAACAAAG ACAAATGTTCTCATGGTGGTCCCGATGACAGTACTAAGGATGACTCAGCCATTGGTGGTATAAACAAAGAATCACGTGAACTGTTATACTCTCCACATAATATACTTCATCTCAATGCAACTGTGGCGGCCATGATGGCAACCGACAACTTTTTCCTAGCTCCAG ATTATGGACTTCGTGAAAACGTAGGGGATGAAGTGTTTATGCAATTCTTCAATTTACAGTTGAACAGTTCTAAGTCATTGACCTTTGCAATTGATACGACTGGTAGTATGAGAGATGACATCGATGCAGTCAAAGAAGAAGTGAATCGAATTATCGACGAAAGGGTTGGAACAGTTAACGAGCCAGCTAACTATGTACTTGTCCCATTCAATGATCCTG ACTATGGTCCTGTATACATCACTACAAACAGCACACTGTACCGTGAATGGATAGATAGTTTGACAGCTACTGGTGGGGGTGACTGTCCTGAAATGTCCATGAGTGGAACTGAATTAGCAGTTAACCATAG TATACCGGGTTCAGATGTTTATGTATTCACCGATGCGGATGCTAAGGATGAATATAAACGAGACGACGTTGCTGATCTTGCTTTGAAAAAGAACATTGCTTTGGATTATTTACTTACTGGTAACTGTGGAGGTTACAGAGCAGCATCACAGGGACAGAGTAGCGATGTTAAGATACAGAGTAGCGATG AATCATCCGAGGTCGAAGAAAGTTATTTCAGAAGAAAGCGTACTTTGGGATCCTATGAGTACCTCGCTGAAGTAAGTGGTGGATGGGTAGTACAAACAACCAAGTCTCAATTAAGTGAAGCTACTGAAATTATCAACCTCAGTTTCCAAGGCGGACAAGCCAGTGTAATGATTCTCGACAAAACCGGAAGTGGAAATGTGGTCTTCTCATCTGATGCCACCATGTCACAGATTGAAATTACTGTTCTTACATCAGGCGTTTCAAATATACCTTTCACATTGGCAGATCCTACAG GGAGTACTCCGTCAGACTATCGTACAGTACTAAATACGGCTACCGAACTCATCTTAGTTGTGGAAACACCAATGCCTGGAGAGTGGACTTTAACCTTGCACGATAGCCGTGACTGGCACATCACAGTCAACGCTACCACTACTGTAGATTTCTTATATAGTTTTTATACCAAGGACGATTTTGGACGAATTTTACCTCTTCACTGTTCGCCGGCAACAG GCCAGGAAGTGACGATACTTGTGACTGTGACGGGACTGGAGAAGGTTTCTACACTTACTGGTCTGGTAATTGAAGATAACTATGGTGTAGAATTAGACACTCTGACATTATCTACCCTTGATTCAGTTTCCTACACAGCTGACACAGTCGTCCCGAGTGAG GATTTTACATTGAAACTAGAAGGCATGGATGGAGATTCCAACATATTTCAAAGGGTGTATTCTAGTGACGTCATAGTTCAGTCCGTTAGTCTGTCCATGGATGGAGGAGCAAACC ATGCCTTGGACCCTACTGGAATTCCTTTCACTATCAACTTTTCTATTCATAATTACGGAGATACAACAGATACATACACAGTTTCTGTCGACGATACACTTGGGTTTTTGATGGAGTACGAACCTTCAGATGTAACTGTTCCCGCCAAAGAGTCTGTTGACGGCTTTATGATCGTAGCCGCCGAAAACGGAACAGAGAGTGGGACAGTCAG TGTTGGTACACTATTGGTTTATGGGATGACTGGCGCCACCAACTACATTGAATATAAACTGACTGTGATGGACTATATAGCAGAGCAGAGGGAATTTGACGAGTTGAGAGAATCGATGACGTCACCAACGTTTGCTACAGACAGTACAACACCAACCATGGCCGTTACTACG ATGTCGGCCTACGACCCTCCTACCAACTGGTACCAACCTGTTTTGATTGGACTTATCGTTGCATTGGTGATTGCTGTCTGTATTGTGTTGACAGCCTTCCTTGTTTCCAAGTTTTACAAAGGAAAGAAGAACGCAGTCCATCCACGGACGACAGACAAGAGTCAACAAACATGGACTCTGGAGGATTTTGATGAATCTAAGGCTTAG